From a single Lineus longissimus chromosome 16, tnLinLong1.2, whole genome shotgun sequence genomic region:
- the LOC135500545 gene encoding NADH-ubiquinone oxidoreductase 75 kDa subunit, mitochondrial-like: MLRLPLRRVLASPTNWVAITARSNTTQPAKVEVFIDDKRVLCDPGTTVLQACAMVGVEIPRFCYHDRLPIAGNCRMCLVEVERSPKPQASCAMPVMNGMRVKTDSEVSRKAREGVMEFLLVNHPLDCPICDQGGECDLQDQSMAFGSDRSRFVDNTFSGKRGVEDKNIGPLIKTIMTRCIHCTRCVRFANQIAGVEEFGTTGRGNDMQIGTYVEKLFGSEVSGNVIDLCPVGALTSKPYAFTARPWETRKTESVDVMDAVGCNIIVSHRTNEVMRIIPRLNEEVNEEWISDKTRFSYDGLKRQRLTSPMVRDSTGNLTISDWEEALVQAAEKLKLAKGNQISAVAGGFCDAESLTVLKDFMNRLGSEGLCTEEIFPMNGAGTDLRSNYLLNTTISGVEEADYLLLVGTNPRYEAPIFNTRIRKSWMGNELNVAMVGSKVDLSYDHEHLGDSTNVLEDLASGKHPYSAEFAKAKRPMIVLGSGALQREDGAAIHAAVAKLAHKSRAASGCGEDWRVLNVLHRVASQVAALDLGYKPGVQHIRDNPPKVLFLLGADQGAITREELPKDCFVIYQGHHGDLGASSADVILPGAAYTEKSGTYVNTEGRAQEGRQAVTPPGMAREDWKILRALSEIAGVTLPYEKLDDVRDRMEDISPTLTCYDEAQEANYFQQAKELADTVSAKLSPTPLKPEQITLKDFFITDSITRASQTMAKCVKATLAEEGSG; the protein is encoded by the exons ATGCTGCGGCTGCCTTTGCGGCGAGTGCTGGCTTCACCAACGAACTGGGTGGCGATCACGG ctcGCAGCAACACCACACAGCCAGCAAAAGTGGAAGTTTTCATCGATGACAAACGGGTCCTCTGCGATCCTGGGACTACGGTATTGCAGGCATGCGCGATGGTTGGGGTGGAGATCCCGCGTTTCTGTTACCATGATCGTCTACCCATTGCCGGGAACTGCAGGATGTGTTTGGTAGAGGTGGAGAGATCACCTAAG CCGCAAGCATCGTGCGCCATGCCGGTCATGAACGGCATGAGAGTGAAAACGGATTCTGAAGTCTCAAGAAAAGCCAG agAGGGTGTGATGGAGTTCTTGTTGGTGAATCACCCCCTAGATTGTCCTATCTGTGATCAGGGAGGTGAATGTGACCTCCAGGATCAATCCATGGCGTTCGGAAGCGACAGGAGTCGATTCGTCGACAACACATTTTCAGGCAAGCGTGGCGTCGAAGATAAAAATATCGGTCCGTTGATTAAGACGATTATGACGAGATGTATTCATTGTACGAGATGTGTTAG GtttgccaatcaaattgctgGCGTTGAAGAATTTGGCACGACTGGCCGCGGCAACGATATGCAAATTGGCACATATGTGGAGAAATTATTTGGGTCCGAAGTTTCCGGGAATGTGATAGACTTGTGTCCTGTTGGAGCTCTGACCTCCAAACCATATGCCTTCACTGCTAGGCCATGGGAAACAAG GAAAACCGAGAGTGTTGATGTAATGGACGCCGTTGGTTGCAATATTATAGTCAGTCACCGAACAAATGAAGTCATGCGCATTATCCCGCGACTCAATGAG GAGGTGAATGAAGAGTGGATTTCGGACAAGACTCGCTTTTCGTACGATGGACTCAAACGTCAACGACTGACATCACCGATGGTGCGAGATTCTACCGGCAACCTGACCATCAGTGATTGGGAAGAAGCGCTTGTCCAAGCGGCTGAAAAG TTGAAACTTGCCAAAGGTAACCAGATTTCAGCGGTTGCTGGTGGGTTCTGTGACGCAGAGTCGTTAACGGTACTCAAAGATTTCATGAACAGACTAGGCAGCGAGGGCCTCTGTACGGAAGAGATATTCCCGATGAACGGGGCGGG AACCGATTTGAGGTCCAATTATCTGTTGAACACGACTATCAGTGGAGTGGAGGAGGCAGACTATCTCCTACTGGTCGGTACCAACCCCCGATACGAGGCTCCCATCTTTAACACCAGGATCAGGAAAAG TTGGATGGGTAATGAGCTTAACGTGGCCATGGTTGGATCAAAAGTCGATCTTTCTTATGATCACGAG CATCTTGGTGATTCTACAAATGTCCTTGAAGACCTTGCAAGTGGAAAGCATCCGTACAGCGCCGAATTCGCCAAGGCCAAGAGACCGATGATTGTCCTCGGCAGTGGTGCACTCCAACGGGAGGATGGTGCAGCGATTCATGCAGCGGTGGCCAAGCTTGCTCATAAGTCTCGTGCCGCTAGCGGCTGTGGGGAAGACTGGCGTGTTCTGAATGTGCTTCACAGG GTTGCGAGCCAAGTTGCTGCCTTGGACCTCGGATATAAGCCAGGCGTTCAACATATCAGAGACAACCCTCCCAAAGTGTTATTCTTGCTTGGTGCGGATCAGGGGGCGATCACGCGCGAGGAACTACCAAAGGACTGCTTCGTTATATATCAAG GTCACCATGGAGACCTTGGCGCCTCATCCGCCGATGTCATCCTCCCCGGCGCCGCCTATACGGAGAAGTCGGGAACGTACGTGAACACGGAAGGGCGCGCCCAGGAAGGTCGCCAGGCCGTCACCCCACCGGGAATGGCACGGGAAGATTGGAAAATTCTCCGAGCTCTCTCTGAA ATCGCGGGTGTAACGCTGCCTTATGAAAAATTAGACGACGTCCGCGATCGGATGGAGGATATCTCGCCCACTCTGACTTGCTATGATGAGGCACAAGAAGCTAACTACTTCCAACAGGCTAAGGAGTTAGCTGAT ACCGTCTCAGCCAAATTGAGTCCTACACCCCTGAAACCAGAACAGATAACTCTGAAAGATTTCTTCATCACGGACTCTATAACCCGAGCGTCACAGACGATGGCCAAGTGCGTGAAGGCGACTTTAGCAGAAGAAGGCTCGGGATAG